One genomic segment of candidate division WOR-3 bacterium includes these proteins:
- a CDS encoding RnfABCDGE type electron transport complex subunit B, with translation MAVLIKSVFVLGGLGFVLGVGLAIIFKKLAVESSELENKIKSTLPGSNCGACGFAGCAVYAEKIIKENAPLNRCLPGGKEVAEKLAQIMGKEVQYEEPKIAALICRGGKDECRERFIYDGGTDCRQAYIMHGGNKSCVFGCVGFGHCASVCPFGAIKMSKNRLPVINEKKCTGCGICVKECPKHTLRLIPRTKLVYLACVSKDKGKAVKDVCTVGCFACNICIRACPYSALTMVNNLPVMDFSKCTDCGICVHRCPSKSYVDRAKARPYAIISSVCNGCGECVKVCQFKAIEGKLGERHKVLTAKCIGCGECFKVCPVKAITMAGA, from the coding sequence ATATTTAAAAAACTTGCCGTTGAGTCATCCGAGTTAGAGAACAAAATAAAATCAACTTTACCCGGCTCTAATTGTGGTGCTTGCGGATTTGCTGGTTGTGCGGTCTATGCGGAAAAGATAATCAAAGAAAATGCACCATTAAATCGTTGTCTTCCTGGGGGCAAAGAAGTTGCTGAAAAACTTGCGCAAATTATGGGTAAAGAAGTTCAGTATGAAGAACCTAAAATTGCCGCTTTAATTTGTCGTGGTGGAAAAGATGAGTGTCGGGAGCGATTTATTTATGATGGTGGAACTGATTGCCGTCAGGCGTATATAATGCACGGCGGAAACAAAAGTTGTGTCTTTGGTTGCGTTGGTTTTGGACATTGTGCTTCGGTCTGTCCATTCGGCGCAATTAAAATGAGTAAGAACCGCCTACCGGTAATCAATGAAAAAAAATGCACCGGATGTGGCATCTGTGTTAAAGAATGTCCCAAACACACTTTAAGATTAATTCCTCGAACCAAACTTGTATATCTCGCCTGTGTGTCAAAAGATAAAGGCAAAGCAGTAAAAGATGTATGCACGGTCGGTTGTTTTGCTTGTAATATCTGTATTCGCGCCTGTCCCTATAGCGCTCTGACAATGGTTAATAATCTGCCAGTAATGGATTTTTCGAAATGCACTGATTGTGGAATCTGCGTCCATCGATGTCCGAGCAAATCTTATGTTGACCGGGCTAAAGCACGACCTTATGCCATTATCTCTTCGGTTTGCAATGGTTGTGGCGAATGTGTTAAAGTCTGTCAATTTAAGGCAATCGAAGGAAAACTCGGCGAACGACACAAAGTTCTGACTGCCAAATGTATTGGTTGCGGTGAGTGCTTCAAGGTCTGTCCAGTTAAAGCCATAACAATGGCAGGTGCCT